A single region of the Streptomyces virginiae genome encodes:
- a CDS encoding lipoprotein, translating to MIAATKKIAGGLVATALVLGAAGCSTSGPAKSPAPGAPNALKGAAAPEAPGSVNRPIGDGSTAYTGMQPNVQKPQKLKPGEKPPQFVVFSWDGAGEDSQKLFSHFRDVGKKYNARMTYFLSGVYMLPEEKRSLYTAPQHEPGRSDIGFGDLQGIKDTATQVRAAWLEGNEIGTHFNGHFCGPDGGVGTWSVEEWKSEINQAKSFVKNWKTNSGLKDQEALPFNYDKELIGARTPCLEGQKNFMLAAKDMGFRYDSSGISKQIWPKKTDGLWDIPLQLVPMPGRAFDTLSMDYNYMVNQSGTTSQGDPSQHAYWGDQMRDGLREAFDRVYQGNRAPLIIGNHFESWNGGTYMRAVEESIKTMCTQKEVRCVPFRELADWLDAQDPKALEWMRTLDVGEAPKEGWAKFLTAGPPAAPAAPAGVKPAAEPAAESADEG from the coding sequence ATGATCGCCGCCACGAAGAAGATCGCCGGCGGCCTGGTCGCCACGGCGCTGGTCCTGGGGGCCGCCGGGTGCAGCACCTCGGGTCCCGCCAAGTCCCCGGCTCCCGGGGCCCCGAACGCGCTGAAGGGGGCCGCCGCCCCGGAGGCCCCCGGCAGCGTCAACCGGCCCATCGGTGACGGCTCGACCGCGTACACCGGCATGCAGCCGAACGTGCAGAAGCCGCAGAAGCTCAAGCCCGGCGAGAAGCCGCCGCAGTTCGTGGTGTTCTCGTGGGACGGGGCCGGCGAGGACAGCCAGAAGCTCTTCTCGCACTTCCGGGACGTCGGCAAGAAGTACAACGCCCGCATGACGTACTTCCTGAGCGGCGTCTACATGCTCCCGGAGGAGAAACGTTCCCTCTATACCGCGCCCCAGCACGAGCCCGGCCGCTCCGACATCGGCTTCGGCGACCTCCAGGGCATCAAGGACACCGCCACCCAGGTCCGCGCGGCCTGGCTGGAGGGCAATGAGATCGGCACGCACTTCAACGGGCACTTCTGCGGCCCCGACGGCGGCGTCGGCACCTGGTCCGTGGAGGAGTGGAAGAGCGAGATCAACCAGGCCAAGTCGTTCGTCAAGAACTGGAAGACCAACTCCGGCCTGAAGGATCAGGAAGCGCTCCCCTTCAACTACGACAAGGAACTCATCGGCGCCCGGACCCCGTGTCTGGAAGGCCAGAAGAACTTCATGCTGGCGGCGAAGGACATGGGCTTCCGCTACGACTCCAGCGGCATCAGCAAGCAGATCTGGCCCAAGAAGACGGACGGGCTCTGGGACATCCCGCTCCAGCTGGTGCCCATGCCGGGGCGTGCCTTCGACACCCTGAGCATGGACTACAACTACATGGTCAACCAGTCGGGGACGACCTCACAGGGCGACCCCTCCCAGCACGCGTACTGGGGCGACCAGATGCGCGACGGCCTGCGCGAGGCCTTCGACCGGGTCTACCAGGGCAACCGCGCGCCGCTGATCATCGGCAATCACTTCGAGTCCTGGAACGGCGGCACCTACATGCGCGCCGTCGAGGAGTCCATCAAGACGATGTGCACCCAGAAGGAGGTCCGCTGCGTCCCGTTCCGCGAGCTGGCGGACTGGCTGGACGCGCAGGACCCGAAGGCCCTGGAGTGGATGCGCACCCTCGACGTCGGCGAGGCGCCGAAGGAGGGCTGGGCGAAGTTCCTGACCGCGGGGCCGCCGGCGGCGCCGGCCGCCCCCGCGGGCGTCAAGCCGGCTGCGGAGCCGGCCGCGGAGAGTGCGGACGAGGGCTGA
- a CDS encoding nucleotide-binding protein produces MKIAFVGKGGSGKTTLSSLFIRHLAANEAPVVAVDADINQHLGAALGLPEEEAAELPALGAHLSLIKEYLRGSNPRIASADTMIKTTPPGRGSCLLRVTEDNPVYDACARTLLLDGDPVRLMATGPFTEADLGVACYHSKVGAVELCLNHLVDGPDEYVVVDMTAGSDSFASGMFTRFDVTFLVAEPTRKGVSVYRQYKEYARDFGVALKVIGNKVQGPEDIEFLQDEVGEDLLVTVGHSDWVRAMEKGRPAPFELLEASNRFALQELQDAADDSYAHRDWSRYTEQMVSFHLKNAESWGNAKTGVDLADQVDPDFVLGEGAEALVSPRPHSPRPAPQPA; encoded by the coding sequence ATGAAGATCGCTTTCGTAGGAAAGGGCGGCAGCGGCAAGACGACCCTGTCCTCCCTCTTCATCCGCCACCTCGCCGCCAACGAAGCCCCTGTCGTCGCGGTGGACGCCGACATCAACCAGCACCTGGGCGCCGCGCTCGGCCTCCCCGAGGAGGAGGCGGCCGAACTGCCCGCCCTCGGCGCGCACCTGTCCCTGATCAAGGAGTACCTGCGGGGTTCCAACCCGCGCATCGCGTCCGCCGACACGATGATCAAGACCACCCCGCCCGGTCGCGGCTCGTGCCTGCTGCGCGTCACCGAGGACAACCCGGTGTACGACGCCTGCGCGCGCACGCTCCTGCTCGACGGGGACCCCGTACGGCTCATGGCCACGGGGCCGTTCACCGAGGCCGATCTGGGTGTGGCCTGCTACCACTCCAAGGTCGGAGCGGTCGAGCTCTGCCTCAACCACCTGGTCGACGGCCCGGACGAGTACGTGGTCGTCGACATGACGGCCGGCTCGGACTCCTTCGCCTCGGGCATGTTCACCCGCTTCGACGTGACCTTCCTCGTCGCCGAACCGACCCGCAAGGGCGTGTCCGTCTACCGCCAGTACAAGGAGTACGCGCGGGACTTCGGGGTCGCGCTCAAGGTCATCGGCAACAAGGTGCAGGGGCCCGAGGACATCGAGTTCCTCCAGGACGAGGTGGGCGAGGACCTGCTGGTCACCGTCGGGCACTCCGACTGGGTGCGGGCGATGGAGAAGGGCCGCCCCGCCCCCTTCGAGCTGCTGGAGGCGTCCAACCGGTTCGCCCTCCAGGAGCTCCAGGACGCCGCCGACGACTCGTACGCGCACCGCGACTGGTCCCGGTACACGGAGCAGATGGTGAGCTTCCACCTCAAGAACGCGGAGAGCTGGGGCAACGCCAAGACCGGGGTCGACCTGGCGGACCAGGTCGACCCCGATTTCGTCCTGGGCGAGGGGGCCGAGGCGCTCGTCAGCCCTCGTCCGCACTCTCCGCGGCCGGCTCCGCAGCCGGCTTGA
- a CDS encoding HAD family hydrolase, with amino-acid sequence MVGAYARGVENQPLPHSSPRTAAFFDLDKTVIAKSSTLTFSKSFYQGGLINRRAVLRTAYTQFIFLAGGADHDQMERMREYLSALCKGWNVQQVREIVAETLHDLIDPIIYDEAASLIEAHHTAGRDVVIVSTSGAEVVEPIGEMLGADRVVATRMVVGEDGCFTGEIEYYAYGPTKAEAVRELAESEGYDLSRCYAYSDSATDVPMLEAVGHPHAVNPDRALRREAVAREWPVLVFNRPVRLKQRLPGLSMPTRPALVAAAAVGAAAATAGLVWYASRRRAHALAATRSA; translated from the coding sequence ATGGTGGGCGCATATGCTCGGGGCGTGGAAAATCAGCCCTTGCCGCACTCCTCGCCTCGCACCGCAGCCTTCTTCGACCTGGACAAGACGGTCATTGCGAAGTCGAGCACCTTGACGTTCAGCAAGTCCTTCTACCAAGGCGGCCTGATCAACCGGCGAGCCGTGTTGCGCACCGCGTACACGCAGTTCATCTTCCTGGCCGGCGGCGCCGACCACGATCAGATGGAACGGATGCGGGAGTACCTGTCCGCCCTCTGCAAGGGGTGGAACGTGCAGCAGGTGCGCGAGATCGTCGCCGAGACCCTGCACGACCTCATCGACCCGATCATCTACGACGAGGCCGCGTCCCTGATCGAGGCCCACCACACCGCGGGCCGCGACGTGGTGATCGTCTCCACCTCCGGCGCGGAGGTCGTCGAGCCCATCGGGGAGATGCTCGGCGCGGACCGGGTCGTCGCCACCCGCATGGTCGTGGGTGAGGACGGCTGCTTCACCGGCGAGATCGAGTACTACGCCTACGGACCCACCAAGGCGGAGGCCGTACGCGAACTCGCGGAGTCCGAGGGGTACGACCTCTCCCGGTGCTACGCCTACAGCGACTCGGCCACCGACGTCCCGATGCTCGAAGCGGTCGGACATCCGCACGCCGTCAACCCCGACCGGGCGCTGCGGCGGGAAGCCGTGGCGCGTGAGTGGCCGGTCCTGGTCTTCAACCGGCCTGTGCGGCTGAAGCAGCGCCTTCCCGGGCTGTCCATGCCGACCCGGCCCGCCCTGGTCGCCGCGGCGGCCGTGGGCGCGGCAGCCGCCACGGCCGGGCTGGTCTGGTACGCGAGCCGCCGCCGCGCCCACGCCTTGGCCGCGACCCGCTCTGCCTGA
- the ssd gene encoding septum site-determining protein Ssd: MAGSVPGGGRPLILTEDPLLLDDLLRLCAAAGADPHVHHAVPEPGGTADTGGAAEPGGDAGSTGWESAPLVLVGDDAARRVRGAPRRAGVLLVGRDLDDPHVWQRAVEIGAEEVLRLPDAESRLVDRLADVVEGAGRPALAVGVIGGSGGAGASTLACALAVRAARAGERTILIDGDPLGGGMDVLLGGESAEGLRWPDFAASRGRVGAGALEESLPELHDLRVLSWDRGDRVVVPPAAIRSVVAAARRRGGVVVVDLPRRVDEAVAEVLAQLDLVLMVVPGELRSVAAAGRVAAGVRMVARDVRVVVRGRCAGGLDPESVAGLLGAPLAGEVPVEVGLPGRVAEGEPPGTQGRGALARFCDGFWQRALGSAQGVPA, encoded by the coding sequence ATGGCCGGATCCGTACCCGGCGGCGGGCGGCCGCTGATCCTCACCGAGGACCCGCTGCTGCTCGACGATCTGCTGCGGCTGTGTGCCGCGGCCGGTGCCGATCCGCATGTGCACCACGCGGTTCCCGAGCCGGGCGGGACCGCCGACACGGGCGGGGCGGCCGAGCCGGGCGGGGACGCCGGGAGCACGGGATGGGAGTCCGCGCCGCTCGTACTGGTGGGAGACGACGCCGCCCGGCGGGTGCGCGGGGCGCCGCGCAGGGCCGGGGTACTCCTCGTCGGCCGGGACCTGGACGACCCCCATGTGTGGCAACGGGCGGTGGAGATCGGCGCCGAGGAGGTGCTGAGGCTCCCCGACGCCGAGAGCCGGCTCGTCGACCGCCTCGCCGATGTCGTGGAGGGGGCCGGGCGGCCCGCCCTCGCCGTGGGGGTGATCGGCGGCAGCGGCGGCGCCGGAGCCTCCACCCTCGCCTGCGCGCTCGCCGTGCGGGCCGCCCGCGCCGGAGAACGGACCATCCTCATCGACGGTGACCCGCTCGGCGGCGGCATGGACGTCCTGCTCGGGGGCGAGAGCGCCGAAGGGCTGCGCTGGCCGGACTTCGCGGCCTCGCGGGGCCGGGTCGGCGCGGGAGCACTGGAGGAATCCCTGCCCGAGCTGCACGACCTTCGCGTGCTCAGCTGGGACCGCGGGGACCGGGTGGTGGTGCCGCCCGCCGCGATCCGGTCCGTGGTGGCCGCCGCACGTCGTCGGGGCGGGGTGGTGGTGGTCGACCTCCCGCGGCGGGTCGACGAAGCCGTGGCCGAGGTGTTGGCCCAGCTCGACCTGGTGTTGATGGTGGTACCGGGCGAGTTGCGGTCGGTGGCCGCCGCGGGCCGGGTCGCGGCCGGGGTGCGGATGGTGGCCCGGGACGTGCGGGTCGTCGTACGGGGACGCTGCGCGGGCGGCCTCGATCCGGAGTCCGTGGCAGGGCTGTTGGGGGCACCGCTGGCCGGTGAGGTGCCGGTCGAGGTGGGACTCCCGGGTCGGGTGGCCGAAGGTGAACCGCCGGGAACACAGGGGCGGGGCGCGCTGGCCCGCTTCTGCGACGGCTTCTGGCAGCGGGCCCTCGGCTCCGCCCAGGGGGTGCCGGCATGA
- the cutA gene encoding divalent-cation tolerance protein CutA — protein MADFLIVITTVDHQDAARKLSRSAVEANLAASGQVTGPIETTYRHLGEVSEGTEYQVTFRTTGDRRAALEKHLVDNHPYDSPEVIAFTIDAGRAEYLDWITRATR, from the coding sequence ATGGCTGACTTCTTGATCGTGATCACGACCGTGGACCATCAGGACGCGGCGCGGAAGCTTTCGCGCTCGGCGGTGGAGGCGAACCTCGCGGCTTCCGGGCAGGTGACCGGCCCCATCGAAACGACGTACCGCCACCTTGGCGAAGTCTCCGAGGGCACTGAATATCAGGTGACGTTCCGTACGACCGGAGACCGGCGCGCGGCCCTGGAGAAGCACCTCGTGGACAACCATCCTTACGACTCTCCGGAAGTCATCGCGTTCACGATTGACGCTGGCCGGGCCGAGTACCTGGACTGGATCACCCGAGCCACCCGCTAG
- a CDS encoding helix-turn-helix domain-containing protein, producing the protein MAMMTTNEDDGVEPIGLLLRRLRKAGGRTQEELAADLSARRGYPLEQGALSRWETHERLPDPASRALLSAEFGVPEEELRRAVTLARRMRRQEQKDQTDQENDVFDRRGFMTASAGAGIAVIRPSSLLSSGRRIGSDVPRQLSQRTARLRRLDDFVGGGDTYQMYVQELGDTTRLTDEGVYSEATGRGLRGIIAEQAQLAGWAAYDTGNYEGARGHYMTALAASRAAEDTALEGNSLAFLAYLEWTVGGGSGIRFATTAYEALGSGTAPVVRALLADRLAWQHATSGNDREADYALGVAEEAIHEHSDEPGPDWAYWVDPDEIAIMTGRCWAELHRPLRAIPALEGALARYDDTRARDKALYLSWLASAYLDAGEVEHATAITARVFDLSEGLASIRPMARARVMTKRLEPHRSLAPVGALLERAEG; encoded by the coding sequence ATGGCGATGATGACCACGAACGAGGACGACGGCGTGGAGCCGATCGGGTTGCTGCTGCGGCGCCTGCGCAAGGCCGGCGGGCGCACACAGGAGGAACTGGCGGCTGATCTCTCCGCGCGCCGGGGGTATCCGCTGGAGCAAGGTGCGTTGTCGCGGTGGGAGACCCACGAACGTCTTCCGGACCCGGCTTCGCGGGCGCTGCTGTCTGCGGAGTTCGGCGTGCCAGAGGAAGAGTTGCGACGGGCCGTCACTCTCGCGCGGCGCATGCGCCGTCAGGAGCAGAAGGACCAGACCGACCAGGAGAACGATGTGTTCGACCGCCGCGGATTCATGACGGCTTCGGCCGGCGCCGGGATCGCCGTCATACGGCCCTCATCCCTGCTCTCGTCGGGGCGGAGGATCGGCAGCGACGTCCCACGGCAGTTGAGCCAGCGCACCGCCCGGCTGCGACGCCTGGACGACTTCGTGGGCGGTGGAGACACCTACCAGATGTACGTCCAGGAGCTGGGGGACACGACCCGGCTGACGGACGAAGGGGTCTACAGCGAGGCGACAGGCCGGGGCCTGCGCGGAATCATCGCCGAACAGGCCCAGCTTGCGGGCTGGGCGGCGTACGACACGGGGAACTACGAGGGAGCCCGGGGGCACTACATGACGGCCTTGGCAGCGTCGCGGGCCGCAGAGGACACCGCGCTGGAAGGCAACTCTCTGGCGTTCCTGGCGTACCTGGAGTGGACGGTGGGCGGTGGTTCCGGGATCAGGTTCGCCACAACCGCGTATGAGGCACTCGGCTCGGGGACGGCACCCGTGGTGCGGGCACTGCTGGCGGACCGGCTGGCGTGGCAGCACGCGACATCGGGGAACGACCGGGAGGCGGACTACGCCCTGGGCGTTGCTGAAGAGGCCATCCACGAACACAGCGACGAGCCAGGCCCGGACTGGGCGTATTGGGTGGACCCCGACGAGATCGCGATCATGACGGGGCGCTGCTGGGCGGAACTGCACCGACCGCTACGAGCCATCCCAGCTTTGGAAGGCGCCTTGGCTCGGTACGACGACACCCGGGCCCGGGACAAGGCGCTTTACCTGTCATGGCTGGCGTCGGCATACCTGGACGCGGGAGAGGTCGAACACGCCACCGCGATCACGGCCCGGGTGTTCGACCTCTCCGAGGGACTCGCGTCGATCAGGCCGATGGCACGAGCCCGCGTGATGACAAAGCGGCTGGAGCCCCACCGGTCCCTCGCCCCGGTCGGCGCACTGCTGGAGCGGGCGGAGGGCTAG
- a CDS encoding cupin domain-containing protein, with protein sequence MIDSASWAQRLGGDTFLAQTCFRAHKVIRSNGTTSPSPLTWDDLNEIIATHRLEPPRMRLSRAAEAVPATAYSILRTNRRGVSWYQPQPAEFHTRLAEGASLVIDAIDQIHPPVREAAAGLERFFRTPVQANAYASWTAEEGFGTHWDDHDVVVLQLEGSKRWKIYGPTRQAPAWRDVEAPEAPTGEPIADIVLTAGDLLYLPRGWWHAVSADQGSASLHLTFGLATQTGAEFLGWLCDDLRASTNVRGDVPRFGTRAERTDYLDAVRKEVLAALDDSTVLDRWERSLDTTHPGRPRLSLPHIAAVPAEPGITVQLTVPRARLDQDDDTVTFSGAGNEWTFALPVAPALRLLAHGKPIALGALADDSGLTIEQAAEVVTILVTGQAIAVVGGSR encoded by the coding sequence GTGATTGATTCCGCATCGTGGGCGCAGCGTCTGGGCGGGGACACGTTCCTCGCCCAGACGTGTTTCCGCGCCCACAAAGTGATCCGCTCCAACGGCACCACATCCCCCTCGCCGCTGACCTGGGACGACCTCAACGAGATCATCGCCACGCATCGGCTGGAGCCGCCCCGTATGCGGCTCTCCCGCGCTGCTGAAGCCGTTCCCGCCACGGCGTACTCCATCCTTCGTACGAACCGTCGCGGGGTGTCCTGGTACCAGCCCCAGCCCGCCGAGTTCCACACCCGGCTCGCCGAAGGCGCGTCCCTCGTCATCGACGCGATCGACCAGATCCACCCGCCCGTCCGCGAAGCCGCCGCCGGCCTAGAACGGTTCTTCCGCACCCCCGTCCAGGCCAACGCGTACGCCTCGTGGACTGCCGAGGAAGGCTTCGGCACGCACTGGGACGACCACGACGTCGTGGTGCTCCAGCTCGAAGGCTCCAAGCGCTGGAAGATCTACGGGCCCACCCGGCAGGCCCCCGCTTGGCGCGACGTCGAAGCCCCGGAAGCCCCGACGGGCGAGCCCATCGCGGACATCGTTCTGACGGCCGGGGACCTGCTCTATCTGCCGCGCGGCTGGTGGCATGCCGTGAGCGCTGACCAGGGGAGTGCCTCGCTTCACCTCACATTCGGGCTGGCCACACAGACCGGCGCCGAGTTCCTGGGCTGGCTGTGCGATGACCTCCGGGCCAGCACGAATGTTCGCGGCGATGTCCCCCGCTTCGGCACCCGTGCAGAGCGGACGGACTACCTGGACGCCGTACGGAAGGAGGTCCTGGCCGCCCTGGACGACTCGACGGTCCTCGATCGCTGGGAAAGGTCTCTGGACACCACCCACCCGGGGCGTCCGCGCCTGTCCCTGCCACACATCGCCGCCGTTCCGGCAGAGCCGGGGATCACCGTCCAGCTCACGGTTCCCCGGGCCCGCCTCGACCAGGACGACGACACGGTGACGTTCTCCGGCGCCGGGAACGAATGGACCTTCGCCCTCCCCGTCGCCCCGGCCCTCCGCCTCCTGGCCCACGGGAAGCCGATCGCCCTCGGAGCGCTGGCCGACGATTCCGGCCTCACCATCGAGCAGGCGGCCGAAGTCGTCACCATCCTCGTCACGGGGCAGGCCATCGCTGTCGTCGGGGGCTCCAGGTGA
- a CDS encoding aldo/keto reductase, with protein MTASLGLGTYRVRVVEQAARTACADGLVWIDTAPNYEDAHRSLGPVIADHPRAMVATKTGFFTKAEGKAAVQAGLLTPQHAAAGHSLLPSFTRWQTDRSLADLGRADLVFVHNPEHSHRDREDLHEGLRDAFTVLEEFATAGRIGGYGVATWSGFQHGTFTVPELLDLAKEAAGSSEHHLRAVQQPVSLVMARPIALALDGRGPLVQARAAGLLTFGSSPLHGGELADLTTPELAEFIRPGSTPALACLLASASCPSLDVVLLSASTAQHWNAAKAAVAAPLDPGQLRKVTDVLAQG; from the coding sequence GTGACCGCGTCCCTCGGCCTGGGGACGTACCGGGTGCGCGTCGTTGAGCAGGCGGCACGCACCGCGTGCGCTGACGGATTGGTGTGGATCGACACCGCCCCCAACTACGAGGACGCCCACCGGTCGCTCGGCCCCGTCATCGCCGACCACCCCCGTGCGATGGTCGCGACGAAGACCGGGTTCTTCACCAAAGCCGAGGGCAAGGCCGCAGTACAGGCCGGACTGCTCACCCCACAGCACGCAGCCGCCGGCCACAGCCTCCTCCCGTCCTTCACCCGCTGGCAGACAGACCGCTCCCTTGCCGATCTCGGCCGGGCGGACCTGGTGTTCGTCCACAACCCAGAGCACTCCCACCGCGACCGGGAAGACCTGCACGAAGGGCTCCGCGACGCGTTCACCGTCTTGGAGGAGTTCGCCACCGCTGGCAGGATCGGCGGCTACGGCGTGGCCACCTGGTCCGGATTCCAGCACGGGACTTTCACCGTCCCCGAACTCCTGGACCTGGCGAAGGAAGCCGCCGGATCGAGTGAACATCACCTGCGCGCCGTCCAGCAGCCGGTCAGCCTCGTCATGGCCCGGCCGATCGCTCTTGCTCTTGACGGTCGGGGCCCCCTCGTCCAGGCTCGCGCGGCGGGCCTGCTGACCTTCGGATCTTCGCCCCTGCACGGCGGCGAGCTGGCTGACCTCACGACGCCGGAACTCGCCGAGTTCATCCGCCCTGGGAGCACACCGGCCCTCGCCTGCCTCCTCGCATCGGCCTCTTGCCCGAGCCTGGACGTGGTACTGCTGTCCGCCAGTACCGCGCAGCACTGGAATGCCGCCAAGGCGGCCGTCGCCGCCCCGCTCGATCCGGGTCAGCTCAGGAAGGTCACCGATGTACTCGCCCAAGGATGA
- a CDS encoding GntR family transcriptional regulator — protein sequence MTSPLEHDHRPPYVQVAEYLRRQIQSGVLGPGDQLPTSRELQEKFGIASATVQNAFRMLKAEGLTYGVQGRGSFVRRNDPETETGAGPEQAEGDAPSGTPPKAPTDDRYFRLSMEVEEMKHTITIMKRDMDTMLKTMKTVAAHIEMREQ from the coding sequence ATGACATCGCCCCTCGAACACGACCACCGGCCCCCATATGTCCAGGTGGCCGAGTACCTGCGCCGGCAGATCCAGAGCGGCGTCCTGGGCCCCGGCGATCAGCTCCCCACGTCGCGGGAGCTCCAGGAGAAGTTCGGGATCGCCAGTGCCACCGTCCAGAACGCGTTCCGCATGCTCAAGGCCGAAGGACTGACGTACGGCGTCCAGGGCCGGGGCAGCTTCGTCCGCCGAAACGACCCAGAGACAGAGACCGGGGCAGGCCCCGAGCAGGCCGAAGGGGACGCACCTTCCGGAACGCCCCCCAAGGCCCCTACTGATGACCGCTACTTCCGCCTCTCCATGGAAGTGGAAGAGATGAAGCACACCATCACGATCATGAAGCGCGACATGGACACGATGCTCAAGACAATGAAGACAGTGGCAGCCCACATCGAGATGCGAGAGCAGTAA
- a CDS encoding SCO3933 family regulatory protein, translated as MAMTRIRVGFLKATKIMTGTPPVPKWTDQENGIRATDRETGSPLFTVTLFLMEDDRAEALKITVPATGLPNGLHPGKFVQPVELFATPWARIFNGNLSEGVAYRCTALEIVDAPVAPDEIAAPAAAEEIAA; from the coding sequence ATGGCTATGACCCGTATCCGCGTCGGTTTCCTCAAGGCGACGAAGATCATGACCGGTACGCCGCCGGTCCCGAAGTGGACGGACCAGGAGAACGGCATCCGTGCGACCGACCGGGAGACCGGTTCGCCGTTGTTCACGGTGACGCTCTTCCTGATGGAGGACGACCGTGCGGAAGCGCTGAAGATCACCGTCCCGGCGACCGGCCTCCCGAACGGCCTGCACCCGGGCAAGTTCGTCCAGCCGGTGGAGCTGTTCGCTACCCCGTGGGCGCGGATCTTCAACGGCAACCTCTCCGAGGGCGTCGCCTACCGCTGCACGGCCCTGGAGATCGTGGACGCCCCGGTGGCCCCGGACGAGATCGCGGCCCCGGCCGCTGCGGAGGAGATCGCGGCGTGA
- a CDS encoding cell division protein FtsK, producing the protein MEDLNGAFGYAPYAVGLGLAVFVIWSVVWIVRYIRATPMKRASIRQAVRVRRTWKRLAPMAGLSVTDKTPTFMAELANTDGKKQHKPRVLIPVLKVTPDEFGVMVRANCLPKVGLEEFKKAAPYLADAWRCTRVSVLPDGPGKVLMRGVRVDPLIVPTEHVPTGRPPKELAKWEVGVDEYGTPVTVSLKDVPGITVGGLPGYGKTSLMNKLICDWAPSPAIQFVPFDGKVSRAREGDYADLVPRTFAFCGDDLEAANKLLKRLVELRRARSTCMKDVLGVKNMWHVGPSEMWPLIVIPMDEVHTFFRDHKGSDPKTKRLAALAADNARLVEDLTKKGRSLGFLTLPITQKTTGDAIPTFIRDVCPIGLSFAQKTAEAAVAALGEDIRQWPDASPINLQDPAYVGVAVMSAQGRPGFVRIRTPYVPDEYAARIAEQTAHLVRDPFKLLEELTGQTVAELAKQAPDEDEDGPELLAA; encoded by the coding sequence GTGGAAGATCTGAACGGAGCGTTCGGCTACGCGCCGTACGCCGTCGGCCTCGGCCTCGCCGTCTTCGTCATCTGGTCCGTGGTCTGGATCGTGCGCTATATACGCGCCACGCCAATGAAGCGCGCGAGTATCCGGCAGGCGGTCCGTGTCCGGCGCACCTGGAAGCGTCTGGCCCCGATGGCGGGGCTGTCGGTCACCGACAAGACCCCGACGTTCATGGCCGAACTCGCCAACACCGATGGGAAGAAGCAGCACAAGCCCCGGGTGCTGATCCCGGTCCTGAAGGTCACCCCGGACGAGTTCGGTGTGATGGTGCGGGCGAACTGCCTGCCGAAGGTGGGCCTGGAAGAGTTCAAGAAGGCCGCCCCCTACCTCGCGGACGCCTGGCGCTGCACGCGAGTGTCTGTGCTGCCGGACGGGCCCGGAAAGGTGCTGATGCGCGGTGTGCGGGTGGACCCGCTGATCGTCCCGACCGAACACGTCCCCACCGGCCGTCCCCCGAAGGAACTCGCGAAGTGGGAAGTGGGCGTGGACGAGTACGGCACGCCTGTCACCGTGTCACTCAAGGACGTACCCGGTATCACCGTGGGCGGCCTGCCCGGCTACGGCAAGACCTCGCTGATGAACAAGCTGATCTGTGACTGGGCCCCGTCGCCGGCCATACAGTTCGTCCCCTTCGACGGCAAGGTCAGCCGTGCCCGTGAGGGCGACTACGCCGACCTCGTCCCGAGGACGTTCGCCTTCTGCGGCGACGACCTGGAGGCCGCGAACAAGCTCCTCAAGCGTCTCGTGGAGCTGCGGCGTGCCCGCTCGACCTGCATGAAGGATGTCCTGGGCGTCAAGAACATGTGGCACGTCGGCCCCTCGGAGATGTGGCCGCTGATCGTCATCCCCATGGATGAGGTCCACACCTTCTTCCGGGACCACAAGGGCTCCGACCCGAAGACCAAGCGCCTGGCCGCACTCGCGGCGGACAACGCACGCCTGGTGGAAGACCTCACCAAGAAGGGCCGCTCGCTCGGCTTCCTGACGCTCCCCATCACGCAGAAGACCACCGGGGACGCGATCCCCACCTTCATCCGCGACGTGTGCCCCATCGGCCTGTCCTTCGCCCAGAAGACCGCCGAAGCCGCGGTGGCAGCCCTCGGCGAGGACATCCGCCAGTGGCCCGACGCCTCCCCGATCAACCTCCAGGACCCCGCCTATGTCGGCGTGGCGGTCATGTCCGCACAGGGCCGCCCCGGCTTCGTCCGCATCCGCACCCCCTACGTCCCCGACGAGTACGCCGCCCGCATCGCCGAGCAGACCGCGCACCTGGTCCGCGACCCCTTCAAGCTCCTGGAAGAGCTGACCGGACAGACGGTCGCGGAGCTCGCCAAGCAGGCGCCCGACGAGGACGAGGACGGCCCCGAACTCCTCGCCGCCTAA